In the genome of Apium graveolens cultivar Ventura unplaced genomic scaffold, ASM990537v1 ctg3108, whole genome shotgun sequence, one region contains:
- the LOC141700936 gene encoding uncharacterized protein LOC141700936, with protein sequence MGEARGFPGMMGSTGCMHWQWKNCLKAWKGMFMSGHKGVSTLLLEAVASSNLWIWHAFFGVAKSNNDINILDRSPLFDEVLEGRAPEVNYTLNGQRKDVARAFGVLQSRFAIVRGPARFWDKGDLAKIMRVYIILQNMIIEDERDTYATTFGPLPSYDDTTNGISQLNIGEESFVPHENYIQRIIQIRDRQKYYQLQADLVEHIS encoded by the exons ATGGGAGAGGCCCGTGGGTTTCCCGGTATGATGGGTAGTACTGGTTGTATGCATTGGCAATGGAAAAATTGTCTTAAAGCATGGAAGGGGATGTTTATGAGTGGTCACAAAGGGGTTTCAACGCTCTTACTTGAAGCTGTCGCCTCTTCGAATTTATGGATATGGCATGCATTTTTTGGAGTTGCTAAGTCTAACAATGACATAAATATTTTAGACCGATCACCATTATTCGATGAAGTGCTTGAAGGTCGTGCCCCTGAGGTAAATTATACGTTGAACG GTCAGCGAAAAGATGTTGCACGAGCATTTGGTGTATTGCAGTCTCGTTTTGCAATTGTGCGTGGCCCTGCACGATTCTGGGATAAAGGAGATCTTGCTAAAATAATGAGAGTATACATCATACTACAAAATATGATTATCGAAGATGAAAGAGACACATATGCTACTACATTTGGTCCGCTACCATCTTACGATGACACAACAAATGGAATATCGCAACTAAATATAGGCGAAGAGTCTTTTGTTCCGCATGAAAACTATATCCAAAGAATTATCCAGATTCGTGATCGACAAAAGTATTATCAATTGCAGGCTGATTTGGTGGAGCACATCTCATAA